One region of Armigeres subalbatus isolate Guangzhou_Male chromosome 3, GZ_Asu_2, whole genome shotgun sequence genomic DNA includes:
- the LOC134225118 gene encoding chromatin assembly factor 1 subunit A yields MASLAKGDKLSPSSAAKKLKQSRLPFQILSGSPVAFSEPTKTTPSRKRKPSIEADVNRATKIGRTSEAKENVKDPVEAVVVLDEESIEAPTESVAPTVEIQEESLSQTPTKKADESNDASGSAKKDDRIMIKFPVGKKKARKSNAGEGSAKKKGQKEKKKQRKLDKKTKGNESVEPAEESIMIDDDSDLSDAEKEDEKGVVKVTDTPEDNKQDQDEEDKIEQNNVESAAVISSQDDAVEDQEESMKVVASVETSEDKSAVPNTTKDKSDEDKSGADTEIENKSDKLTEVEKVDEKSDTAVKSDEQINELKQKVEDEAVTPRRMRLPRAATQKTNESELQKAEGTPKRSKSTKKSPADEKSASKTQKRQSSAEVDSPQVKDKPNTENKKENEKTKKSSAGALDKLFAKIQTENKKKPNDSTEILKTPEKNPSKADDELMEVDQQEEAGAKNPNTSAISVTICLDESNDGAADGDDEENAYMLCTPNSKERSLLSDSKQEKKLTPKQLARRKEAEQRHAAKLQEMEEKKKKKLEEKETKQREKEEQELLKKKEKEEKEEQKRKEREEKEEQKRKEKEEKEEQKRKEKEEKERKRLAEVEAKTEEKRKKEEQKEEERKKKEEEKEAEVKRKQKTAQAFQSFFVKKPVQKDLKQSDDENSMDRQSVGDGIDVVPRLAFMPFCVKGDMRLAPVCRVFLGMERKKRLEEMLLEPDAGKNERNGLYLQQLKNKNYVVGKCERTKTAPDDEGEDDDVMIVDDNVCHQIEVDPAASPSRRYRAKYFLFEENRRPPYRGTWRKQSTQIKPRRPFVQDTKFFDYEVDSDDEWEEEEPGESLHGSDDEKDVDPVEEDYEVDNDFFVPHGHLSDEEMQAEDDVIEDNSPETQKAKLKIMQQEFAAEMKKKTEKIKPRLIGCLWENGPGEEPECSAVIREILKARAMLFDPEEPISFTVQKNEPESNSSSPSKEKEQTERKLKQIKLVDEGVKELITLIHGSALNRKFLIKEFLAYWAKRRDEGEINAPQFAHDSIRTKILQVASWRPCPDEGPMQNKMCWYVNKEALVKYGLIDLKIPTGWEFILKPIIKSKKEKKPRKEDAVKDAEDDGDKKSETKKESPKDKQKNDGPQSTPSSASKSKTPAAPASNITKFTKKLSEDDKRKQFAAKGRKSATASPNNGSRKSAAVSSPVVASPSSDAKPATKKRVQLLMSVPRGQSINQTTKSNLISQFLAKGGTTTSSDKGSAKVPESMEVDPPVANGNHGGQATEPGEVIVLDD; encoded by the exons ATGGCATCGCTCGCCAAAGGCGATAAACTTTCGCCTTCATCAGCGGCGAAGAAGTTGAAACAATCCAGACTTCCATTTCAg ATTTTGAGTGGATCACCGGTGGCTTTTTCGGAACCAACGAAAACAACTCCTTCACGTAAGCGCAAGCCCTCGATCGAAGCGGACGTAAACAGGGCTACTAAAATTGGTCGCACTTCGGAAGCCAAAGAAAATGTCAAAGATCCTGTTGAAGCGGTCGTAGTTTTAGATGAGGAGAGTATAGAGGCACCGACTGAAAGCGTTGCTCCTACAGTTGAAATACAGGAAGAAAGTTTATCGCAAACTCCTACGAAAAAGGCCGATGAAAGTAATGACGCATCTGGTAGTGCGAAAAAGGATGACCGAATTATGATCAAGTTTCCCGTAGGGAAGAAAAAGGCCCGTAAGAGTAATGCCGGGGAAGGATCAGCGAAGAAAAAGGGTCAAAAGGAGAAAAAGAAGCAACGTAAGTTGGATAAGAAAACTAAAGGCAACGAATCAGTCGAGCCAGCGGAAGAATCGATTATGATCGACGATGATAGCGACCTGTCAGATGCagagaaggaagatgaaaaagGTGTGGTGAAAGTTACAGATACTCCCGAGGATAACAAACAAGATCAGGACGAAGAGGATAAGATCGAACAAAATAATGTAGAATCTGCTGCAGTGATTTCTTCTCAAGATGATGCGGTTGAAGACCAGGAGGAATCGATGAAAGTTGTAGCAAGCGTAGAAACATCAGAAGACAAATCCGCAGTTCCGAACACAACTAAAGACAAGTCAGACGAAGACAAGTCGGGCGCAGATACtgaaatcgaaaacaaatctGATAAGTTGACCGAAGTCGAGAAAGTTGATGAAAAATCAGATACTGCAGTCAAATCTGATGAGCAAATAAATGAATTGAAGCAGAAAGTTGAGGACGAAGCAGTTACTCCTCGTCGTATGCGTCTTCCGAGAGCAGctacacagaaaactaatgaatCTGAACTGCAAAAAGCTGAAGGCACCCCAAAACGGAGCAAATCGACGAAGAAATCCCCTGCTGATGAAAAGTCAGCTTCTAAAACACAGAAAAGGCAAAGTTCTGCTGAGGTGGATTCGCCTCAGGTCAAGGACAAACCGAACActgaaaataaaaaggaaaatgaGAAAACAAAGAAATCAAGCGCTGGTGCATTGGATAAATTGTTTGCCAAAATTCAAACCGAAAACAAGAAAAAGCCAAATGATTCGACTGAAATTCTGAAGACaccagaaaaaaatccttccaAAGCGGATGACGAACTCATGGAGGTCGATCAGCAGGAAGAAGCTGGCGCTAAAAATCCCAACACCAGCGCCATTAGCGTCACTATCTGTTTGGACGAGTCCAACGATGGCGCAGCGGATGGTGACGACGAGGAAAATGCCTACATGTTGTGCACGCCCAACTCGAAGGAGCGCTCCTTGCTGTCGGATAGCAAACAGGAGAAAAAACTCACTCCCAAGCAGTTAGCGCGGAGGAAAGAAGCCGAACAAAGACACGCTGCTAAATTGCAAGAAATGgaggaaaagaagaaaaagaagctaGAGGAAAAGGAAACCAAGCAACGTGAGAAGGAAGAACAGGAACTgttgaagaagaaggaaaaagaggaAAAGGAGGAACAGAAGCGCAAGGAACGGGAAGAGAAGGAAGAGCAGAAACGCAAAGAGAAAGAAGAGAAGGAGGAACAAAAACGcaaggaaaaagaagagaaGGAACGGAAAAGGCTAGCGGAAGTGGAAGCGAAAACCGAAGAAAAGCGCAAGAAGGAGGAACAAAAGGAGGAAGaacggaagaagaaggaagaggaaaaagaagCAGAGGTGAAGCGTAAACAGAAGACTGCGCAGGCCTTCCAGAGTTTCTTCGTAAAGAAACCAGTGCAAAAAGATTTGAAACAATCGGATGATGAGAACTCGATGGATCGTCAGTCTGTAGGAGACGGTATCGATGTGGTGCCTCGCTTGGCATTCATGCCCTTCTGTGTGAAGGGCGATATGCGATTGGCTCCAGTGTGCAGAGTATTCCTGGGAATGGAACGCAAAAAGCGTTTGGAAGAAATGTTACTTGAACCCGACGCAGGAAAGAACGAACGGAATGGATTGTACCTGCAGCagttgaaaaacaaaaactacgtGGTTGGCAAATGCGAACGTACAAAAACGGCACCGGATGACGAGGGGGAGGACGACGATGTAATGATCGTAG atGATAACGTGTGTCATCAGATCGAAGTAGACCCGGCAGCTTCCCCATCCCGCCGCTATCGTGCCAAGTACTTCCTATTTGAGGAAAACCGTCGTCCGCCGTATCGGGGAACGTGGCGGAAGCAAAGCACGCAGATCAAACCACGACGCCCCTTCGTCCAGGATACT aaattcttcgattACGAAGTCGACTCGGATGACGAGTGGGAAGAGGAGGAACCGGGCGAGTCGCTCCACGGCAGTGACGACGAAAAGGATGTCGACCCAGTCGAAGAAGACTACGAAGTGGACAACGATTTCTTCGTGCCGCATGGTCACTTGAGCGACGAAGAGATGCAAGCAGAGGACGACGTCATTGAGGACAACAGTCCGGAAACCCAGAAGGCTAAGTTGAAAATCATGCAGCAAGAATTTGCCGccgaaatgaagaagaaaacggAGAAAATCAAACCTCGCCTTATCGGTTGCCTGTGGGAGAATGGACCCGGTGAGGAACCAGAATGTTCAGCCGTGATTAGGGAAATCCTCAAAGCCCGAGCCATGTTGTTCGATCCAGAGGAACCCATTTCGTTTACTGTGCAGAAAAATGAGCCGGAATCGAACAGTTCATCACCTTCGAAAGAAAAGGAACAAACCGAGCGAAAGCTCAAACAGATCAAACTGGTGGACGAGGGTGTGAAGGAGCTGATTACACTCATCCACGGAAGCGCTCTGAATAGAAAGTTCCTAATAAAAGAATTCTTGGCATACTGGGCCAAGCGGAGGGACGAGGGAGAAATTAACGCGCCACAGTTCGCTCACGATAGTATTAGGACGAAAATTCTGCAAGTTGCCAGCTGGAGACCCTGCCCAGATGAAGGgccaatgcagaacaaaatgtGTTGGTATGTAAACAAAGAAGCACTGGTCAAATACGGTTTGATAGACTTGAAAATACCCACTGGATGGGAGTTCATTCTGAAACCTATCATCAAAAGCAAGAAGGAGAAAAAACCGAGAAAGGAAGATGCAGTGAAGGACGCCGAGGATGATGGTGATAAGAAATCGGAAACGAAAAAGgaatctcctaaagataaacaGAAAAATGATGG ACCGCAATCGACTCCTAGCTCAGCATCGAAATCAAAAACACCTGCCGCCCCTGCCTCCAACATCACCAAGTTCACGAAAAAACTCTCCGAAGACGACAAACGGAAACAGTTTGCAGCGAAGGGTCGCAAATCTGCCACCGCATCGCCCAACAACGGAAGCAGAAAATCTGCCGCTGTCTCCTCGCCGGTGGTCGCTTCGCCCAGTTCGGACGCAAAACCGGCCACCAAAAAGCGTGTCCAACTGCTGATGTCAGTGCCACGGGGGCAAAGCATAAATCAGACCACCAAGAGCAATCTAATCAGCCAGTTTCTGGCCAAAGGTGGGACCACCACAAGCAGTGATAAGGGCAGTGCGAAGGTGCCGGAATCGATGGAGGTTGATCCTCCCGTCGCGAATGGAAACCACGGTGGACAAGCGACCGAGCCTGGCGAAGTCATTGTTTTAGATGATTAG